A stretch of Ipomoea triloba cultivar NCNSP0323 chromosome 11, ASM357664v1 DNA encodes these proteins:
- the LOC115996577 gene encoding phosphoenolpyruvate carboxylase-like — translation MSRNVEKMASIDAQLRLLAPAKVSEDDKLVEYDALLLDRFLDILQDLHGEDIRETVQECYELSAEYEGKQDTQKLEELGRVVTSLDAGNSIVVTKAFSNMLNLANLAEEVQIASRRRSKFKKRDLSDEASATTESDIEETLRRLVGQLNKSPEEVFDAIKNQTVDLVLTAHPTQSVRRSLLQKHARIRDCLTQLYAKDITPDDKQELDEALQREIQAAFRTDEIRRTPPTPQDEMRAGMSYFHETIWKGVPKFLRRVDTALKNIGINERVPYNAPLIQFSSWMGGDRDGNPRVTPEVTRDVCLLARMMAANMYFSQIEDLMFELSMWRCSEELRGRADDLHRTSKRDVKHYIEFWKQIPPNEPYRVILADVRDKLYSTRERARQLLANGFSDIPEEAAFTNVEQFLEPLELCYRSLCACGDRPIADGSLLDFLRQVSTFGLSLVRLDIRQESDRHTDVLDAITLHLGIGSYKEWSEERRQEWLLSELGGKRPLFGPDLPKTEEIADVLDTFHVLAELPSDNFGAYIISMATAPSDVLAVELLQRECHVKNPLRVVPLFEKLDDLEAAPAAVARLFSIDWYRNRINGKQEVMIGYSDSGKDAGRLSAAWQLYKTQEELVKVAKQYGVKLTMFHGRGGTVGRGGGPTHLAILSQPPDTIHGSLRVTVQGEVIEQSFGEEHLCFRTLQRYTAATLEHGMNPPIAPKPEWRALLDEMSVVATAEYRSVVFQEPRFVEYFRLATPELEYGRMNIGSRPAKRKPSGGIESLRAIPWIFAWTQTRFHLPVWLGFGAAFKHVIDKDIRNLQMLKDMYKEWPFFRVTLDLVEMVFAKGDPGIAALYDKLLVSKDLWPFGEQLRTKFQEAKSFLLQVAGHKDLLEGDPYLRQRLRLRDAYITTLNVSQAYTLKRIRDPSYNPHLAQEITESRKPATELVMLNPTSEYAPGLEDTLILTMKGIAAGMQNTG, via the exons CCCAGCTGCGGCTTTTGGCGCCCGCGAAGGTCTCCGAGGACGACAAGCTTGTGGAGTACGACGCTCTCTTGCTCGATCGCTTCCTTGATATTCTCCAGGACTTACATGGAGAGGACATCCGTGAAACG GTTCAAGAATGCTATGAGCTTTCAGCAGAATATGAAGGGAAGCAAGATACCCAGAAACTAGAGGAGCTTGGGAGGGTGGTTACTAGTCTGGATGCCGGGAATTCCATTGTGGTTACCAAAGCTTTTTCCAACATGCTTAACTTAGCCAATCTGGCTGAAGAGGTTCAGATAGCCTCGAGGCGGAGGAGTAAGTTCAAGAAGCGCGATTTGTCTGATGAGGCGTCTGCCACAACTGAATCAGACATTGAAGAGACTCTTAGGAGGCTTGTAGGACAACTGAATAAGTCCCCTGAAGAAGTGTTTGATGCTATAAAGAACCAGACGGTAGATCTTGTGCTTACCGCCCATCCTACTCAGTCTGTTCGTAGATCTTTGCTTCAGAAACATGCAAG AATTCGGGATTGTTTGACTCAGTTGTATGCTAAAGACATTACTCCTGATGATAAGCAGGAGCTCGATGAGGCTCTACAGAGAGAG ATACAGGCTGCTTTTCGCACTGATGAAATCAGGAGGACCCCACCGACTCCACAAGATGAGATGAGGGCGGGGATGAGTTACTTCCACGAAACTATATGGAAGGGAGTGCCAAAGTTTTTGCGTCGTGTTGACACAGCTTTGAAGAATATTGGGATCAATGAGCGTGTACCCTATAATGCCCCGCTTATCCAATTTTCTTCTTGGATGGGAGGGGATCGAGATG GAAACCCGAGAGTAACCCCGGAAGTTACAAGGGATGTGTGCTTATTGGCTAGAATGATGGCTGCCAACATGTACTTTTCTCAGATTGAAGATCTTATGTTTGAG CTCTCAATGTGGCGCTGCAGTGAAGAACTGCGTGGTCGGGCAGATGACCTTCATAGGACCTCGAAAAGAGATGTCAAACACTATATTG AGTTTTGGAAACAGATTCCCCCGAATGAGCCTTACCGTGTGATTCTTGCTGATGTTAGAGACAAACTGTACAGCACAAGGGAGCGTGCTCGCCAGTTACTAGCGAATGGCTTCTCTGATATTCCTGAGGAGGCAGCGTTTACAAACGTTGAACAG TTTCTGGAGCCTCTTGAATTATGCTACAGATCGCTATGCGCCTGTGGAGACCGGCCTATTGCAGATGGAAGCCTTCTCGATTTTCTGAGGCAAGTTTCCACCTTTGGGCTCTCGCTCGTGAGGCTTGATATACGACAAGAGTCGGATAGGCACACCGATGTTCTGGATGCAATCACGCTGCATTTAGGGATTGGATCGTATAAAGAATGGTCAGAAGAGCGCAGGCAGGAATGGCTGCTATCTGAACTAGGCGGGAAACGCCCTCTTTTTGGCCCTGACCTGCCTAAAACCGAAGAAATTGCTGATGTGCTTGACACGTTTCATGTTCTTGCTGAACTCCCCTCGGATAACTTTGGCGCCTACATAATTTCAATGGCCACGGCCCCATCTGATGTGCTTGCTGTAGAGCTTCTGCAGAGAGAGTGTCATGTCAAGAATCCGCTAAGAGTTGTGCCGTTATTTGAAAAACTCGACGATCTTGAGGCTGCACCAGCCGCTGTGGCTAGGCTGTTTTCGATTGATTGGTACAGAAACAGAATTAATGGGAAGCAAGAAGTCATGATTGGGTACTCGGATTCAGGGAAAGACGCTGGGCGACTCTCTGCAGCGTGGCAGCTGTACAAGACTCAAGAGGAGCTCGTTAAGGTGGCGAAACAGTATGGTGTCAAGCTCACGATGTTTCATGGCCGAGGAGGGACCGTGGGGCGAGGAGGCGGTCCAACTCATCTCGCCATTTTGTCACAGCCACCCGACACAATCCATGGATCCCTTCGCGTGACAGTTCAAGGGGAAGTCATCGAGCAGTCTTTCGGGGAGGAACACTTGTGCTTCAGAACGCTGCAGCGCTATACTGCAGCCACACTCGAGCACGGAATGAACCCTCCCATCGCTCCAAAGCCCGAATGGCGCGCCCTTCTGGACGAGATGTCTGTCGTTGCCACTGCAGAGTATCGCTCTGTAGTCTTCCAGGAGCCACGATTCGTTGAATACTTCAGACTC GCAACGCCTGAGCTAGAATACGGGCGAATGAACATTGGAAGCCGCCCTGCAAAGAGAAAACCAAGCGGTGGAATAGAGTCACTCCGTGCAATTCCATGGATCTTCGCCTGGACTCAGACGAGGTTTCACCTCCCAGTCTGGCTCGGCTTTGGAGCTGCATTCAAACATGTCATCGACAAAGATATCCGAAACCTGCAGATGCTGAAGGACATGTACAAGGAATGGCCATTCTTCAGAGTGACACTCGACCTCGTTGAAATGGTGTTTGCCAAGGGCGATCCAGGCATTGCAGCGTTGTACGATAAGCTGTTAGTATCAAAGGATTTATGGCCATTTGGAGAACAGCTAAGAACCAAATTCCAAGAAGCAAAAAGCTTTCTCCTCCAG GTTGCTGGGCACAAAGATCTTCTTGAAGGGGATCCATATTTGAGGCAGAGGCTGAGACTCCGAGACGCCTACATCACAACGCTCAATGTCTCTCAAGCGTATACACTTAAGAGGATACGCGATCCGAGCTACAATCCACATTTAGCACAGGAGATTACAGAATCCCGAAAACCTGCAACTGAGTTGGTTATGCTTAACCCTACTAGTGAATATGCTCCTGGATTGGAAGATACCCTCATCTTGACCATGAAAGGTATTGCAGCTGGAATGCAGAATACTGGTTAA
- the LOC115996929 gene encoding protein AGENET DOMAIN (AGD)-CONTAINING P1-like, which translates to MALNQQMLFRRGDVVEVASQKQGFRGSYFVATVVMALTPVREYVVEYETLVTNDLSGPLREVVPAAEVRPVPPGFRMRDSGEFRKGDKVDAYDNEAWWAGEIIGKVGDKYKVYFDDSKEEIAYTVDLLRVHLDWIHLRAKWVDSFGRALAFQFV; encoded by the coding sequence ATGGCGCTAAACCAGCAAATGCTATTCCGGAGGGGCGACGTGGTGGAAGTAGCGAGCCAGAAACAAGGTTTCCGGGGCTCCTACTTCGTAGCCACGGTGGTGATGGCGCTGACGCCGGTGAGGGAGTACGTTGTAGAGTACGAGACTCTCGTCACGAACGACTTGTCGGGGCCGCTTCGCGAGGTGGTCCCCGCCGCCGAAGTCCGCCCCGTGCCGCCGGGGTTCAGAATGAGAGATTCCGGGGAGTTCAGAAAGGGCGATAAGGTGGATGCGTATGACAACGAGGCGTGGTGGGCCGGTGAGATCATCGGAAAAGTTGGGGACAAGTACAAGGTGTACTTTGATGATAGTAAGGAAGAGATTGCTTATACTGTGGACTTACTAAGAGTTCATCTTGATTGGATTCATTTAAGGGCTAAGTGGGTTGATTCTTTTGGGAGGGCTTTGGCTTTCCAATTCGTCTAG
- the LOC115997663 gene encoding 14-3-3 protein 9, with protein sequence MDSSKERDHFVYVAKIAEQAERYDEMVDAMKNVAKMDVELTVEERNLLSVGYKNVVGSRRASWRILSSIEQKEESRGNEQNVKRIKEYRQKVETELTNICSDIMTVIDEHLIPSSNPGESTVFYYKMKGDYYRYLAEFKAGNDKKEVADLSLKAYETATTTAEAELPPTHPIRLGLALNFSVFYYEIINSPERACHLAKQAFDEAIAELDSLNEDSYKDSTLIMQLLRDNLTLWTADIPEDAEDGQKGDATNKPGGPDDAE encoded by the exons ATGGATTCCTCTAAAGAACGCGACCACTTCGTCTATGTCGCCAAGATTGCCGAGCAAGCTGAACGCTACGACG AGATGGTGGATGCTATGAAGAATGTGGCGAAAATGGATGTGGAATTGACTGTGGAAGAGAGGAATTTGCTGTCTGTAGGGTACAAGAATGTGGTGGGATCAAGGAGGGCATCATGGAGGATCTTGTCATCCATTGAGCAGAAGGAAGAGTCAAGAGGGAATGAGCAGAATGTGAAGAGGATCAAGGAGTACAGGCAGAAGGTGGAGACTGAGCTCACCAATATATGCAGTGATATCATGACTGTGATTGATGAGCATCTCATCCCCTCATCCAATCCTGGAGAGTCAACTGTGTTTTACTACAAGAT GAAGGGGGACTATTATCGCTATCTTGCTGAGTTCAAGGCTGGTAATGACAAGAAAGAGGTTGCTGATCTTTCATTGAAAGCGTACGAG ACTGCTACCACTACAGCAGAGGCTGAGTTACCGCCTACACATCCCATTCGATTGGGTTTGGCTTTGAACTTCTCAGTTTTCTACTACGAGATCATTAATTCTCCTGAAAG GGCATGCCACCTTGCAAAGCAGGCTTTTGATGAAGCAATTGCAGAACTGGATTCCCTGAATGAGGACTCGTACAAGGATAGCACCTTGATTATGCAGCTCCTAAGGGACAATCTTACGTTATGGACTGCTGATATACCCGAAGATGCAG